A portion of the Moraxella ovis genome contains these proteins:
- a CDS encoding dihydrolipoyllysine-residue acetyltransferase: MEIKAPDLGVDSAEVAEILVKVGDIINENDNIILVESDKASVEVPSPISGKVTSIAINVGDSVSEGSVLLSVEASDGAAASESPNDEPAKTSEAPAPAQEEAKPAESAQSAPAGGSQTHNLPDLGVDSAEIAEIMVSVGDQVEENQPLLLVESDKASVEVPAPVSGVVESILVNAGDSVSNGQAFIVIKAEGAAAPKAEAAPKDTPKQEAPKAPVQDESPKPASSSSAKLPEAEVNARAKDAHAGPAVRKLARELGVDISTVKGTAAHGRILKEDLFGYVKSVMTGAQAAPKAAPAASGPAISLPPLPDMSNKEIWGEIETVDLTRLQKVSIPQLNLNTLLPQVTQFDLADITDTEAMRNELKAEFKAQGVSLTILAFIVKAVAYALTQHPKFNSHVSDDNTQMIIRKSVNMGIAVATDDGLIVPVIRDAQAKGIRQLAIEIGELAKKARDKKLSAKDLQGASFTISSQGNMGGTYFTPLVNHPQVAILGISESTYQPRWNGKEFEPRLMLPLSLSYDHRTINGADAAVFTRYIAKLLADPRKILL, encoded by the coding sequence ATGGAAATTAAAGCCCCTGATTTGGGTGTAGATAGTGCTGAAGTCGCCGAAATTTTGGTTAAAGTTGGCGACATCATCAACGAAAATGACAACATTATCCTAGTAGAATCAGACAAAGCGTCGGTAGAAGTACCGTCGCCTATCTCTGGCAAGGTAACCAGCATTGCCATCAATGTTGGCGACAGTGTTAGCGAAGGCAGCGTCTTACTTAGCGTTGAAGCTTCGGATGGCGCGGCAGCTTCTGAAAGCCCAAACGACGAACCAGCGAAGACATCAGAAGCACCAGCCCCTGCTCAAGAAGAGGCTAAGCCTGCCGAATCAGCTCAGTCTGCACCTGCTGGTGGTAGCCAAACCCATAATCTACCTGATCTAGGTGTTGATAGTGCTGAGATCGCTGAGATTATGGTGAGCGTTGGCGATCAAGTGGAAGAGAATCAGCCACTGCTGTTGGTAGAATCTGACAAAGCATCGGTTGAAGTGCCAGCACCTGTCAGTGGTGTGGTCGAGTCGATCTTAGTCAATGCTGGTGATAGTGTATCTAATGGTCAAGCCTTTATTGTCATCAAGGCAGAAGGGGCGGCAGCACCCAAAGCAGAAGCTGCGCCAAAAGATACACCAAAACAAGAAGCGCCAAAAGCACCTGTCCAAGATGAGTCGCCAAAACCTGCATCATCAAGCAGCGCCAAACTGCCAGAAGCAGAAGTTAACGCACGAGCCAAAGACGCTCACGCAGGGCCTGCGGTACGTAAGCTTGCACGTGAACTGGGCGTAGACATCAGCACCGTCAAAGGTACAGCTGCCCACGGTCGCATCCTAAAAGAAGACCTATTCGGCTATGTCAAGTCGGTGATGACGGGTGCGCAAGCTGCACCAAAAGCAGCACCTGCTGCAAGCGGTCCAGCGATCAGCTTGCCACCACTGCCTGACATGAGCAATAAAGAAATCTGGGGTGAGATTGAGACGGTTGATCTAACGCGCCTACAAAAAGTCTCTATTCCGCAGCTTAACCTAAACACGCTTTTGCCACAGGTTACGCAGTTTGATTTGGCGGACATTACCGACACCGAAGCCATGCGTAACGAGTTAAAAGCCGAGTTTAAGGCACAAGGCGTCAGCCTTACCATTTTGGCGTTTATCGTTAAGGCGGTGGCGTATGCTCTGACCCAGCACCCTAAATTCAACAGCCACGTGTCGGATGACAACACCCAAATGATTATCCGTAAATCGGTGAACATGGGTATTGCAGTGGCGACTGATGATGGCTTGATTGTGCCTGTGATTCGTGATGCCCAAGCCAAAGGCATTCGCCAGCTTGCCATTGAGATTGGCGAGCTTGCCAAAAAAGCCCGTGATAAGAAACTGTCTGCCAAAGACTTGCAAGGTGCGTCATTCACCATTTCAAGCCAAGGCAACATGGGTGGTACTTATTTCACACCACTTGTCAACCATCCGCAAGTGGCGATTTTGGGAATTTCTGAATCTACTTATCAGCCACGCTGGAACGGCAAAGAGTTTGAGCCACGTCTTATGCTACCGTTGTCTCTATCGTACGACCACCGTACGATTAACGGAGCGGATGCGGCGGTGTTCACTCGCTATATTGCTAAGCTGTTGGCTGACCCGCGTAAAATCTTGCTTTAA
- the yghU gene encoding glutathione-dependent disulfide-bond oxidoreductase, whose product MTTYIPPKVWDINSINMGGKFGGTNRPTAGARHEQTLPSGDKPYQLYSLSTPNGVKVNIILEELKAQGLLDFDAYKIDIMAGDQFGSDFVEINPNSKIPALVDHTGDDSVNVFESGAILLYLAQKYDQFLPKDAAKNAEVLSWLMWQMGSAPFVGGGFGHFYAYAPEPIEYAINRYTMETKRQLDVLNQHLANHDYIAADEYSVADMAIYPWYGWLVLGKLYVTDSYDAATFLDVDNYPNVQKWAKRIAARAAVQQAEKLTLQPIN is encoded by the coding sequence ATGACAACCTACATACCCCCAAAAGTTTGGGATATTAATTCCATTAATATGGGCGGCAAATTTGGCGGCACGAACCGACCAACCGCCGGCGCACGACATGAACAGACATTACCAAGCGGCGATAAGCCGTATCAGCTATACAGCCTAAGCACTCCAAATGGCGTTAAGGTAAATATCATTCTAGAGGAATTAAAGGCTCAAGGTTTGCTTGATTTTGATGCTTATAAGATTGATATCATGGCGGGCGATCAGTTTGGTTCAGACTTCGTTGAAATCAATCCAAACTCAAAGATTCCTGCGCTTGTCGATCATACTGGCGATGATTCTGTAAATGTTTTTGAAAGCGGGGCGATTTTGTTATACCTTGCCCAAAAATACGACCAGTTTTTACCAAAAGATGCTGCCAAGAATGCCGAAGTATTGTCTTGGCTCATGTGGCAGATGGGTTCTGCGCCTTTTGTGGGTGGTGGATTTGGGCATTTTTATGCTTATGCGCCGGAGCCAATCGAATACGCCATCAACCGCTACACAATGGAAACCAAGCGTCAGCTTGATGTGCTAAATCAACACTTGGCGAATCATGATTACATCGCAGCTGACGAGTACAGCGTTGCAGATATGGCGATTTATCCTTGGTATGGCTGGTTGGTATTAGGTAAATTATACGTGACGGACAGTTATGATGCGGCGACTTTCTTGGATGTGGACAATTATCCAAATGTCCAAAAATGGGCAAAACGCATCGCTGCTCGTGCTGCCGTCCAACAGGCCGAAAAATTAACCCTACAGCCAATTAATTAA
- a CDS encoding S1C family serine protease, translating to MNHPQHSPRREKGASIWLILPWLIALVLAAVLYWAFFMRTPQQAIAQPTHENQAWTPVTAEPAQISNAAPAISSYKDAVNRAAKSVVNIYTTQTVRHPYMNDPVFREFFEQYYGAQMQQGASLGSGVVVSKDGYIVTNAHVVSQADDIIVALNDGRKTRAKVIGSDADSDLAVIKVELDDLEPLAFRSSPISVGDVALAIGNPFGVGQTVTQGIISATGRTGLGISSFEDFIQTDAAINPGNSGGALVDSEGALVGINTVIYSRSGGSMGIGFAIPTSIIEQVMNALITNGKVNRGWLGVGIAQNQANPISLESSQGVLVTQVWEGAPAYAAGLQAGDIIVELDGVAIKDANTLSGVVSRHTPNTTLAAKIIRDTELMTLQITLGERPNLDR from the coding sequence ATGAACCATCCGCAGCATTCACCACGTCGTGAGAAGGGCGCAAGTATTTGGCTGATTTTGCCATGGCTGATCGCATTAGTGTTGGCAGCTGTTTTATATTGGGCCTTTTTTATGCGTACGCCTCAGCAGGCGATAGCACAGCCGACACATGAGAATCAAGCTTGGACGCCCGTAACAGCTGAACCTGCCCAAATCTCCAACGCAGCACCCGCCATCAGCTCATATAAAGATGCGGTCAATCGTGCCGCTAAGTCAGTGGTTAATATCTATACAACTCAGACCGTTCGCCATCCTTATATGAATGATCCGGTGTTTAGGGAGTTTTTTGAGCAGTATTATGGTGCTCAGATGCAGCAGGGCGCAAGCTTGGGTTCGGGGGTGGTTGTCTCAAAGGATGGCTACATCGTCACCAATGCGCATGTCGTCAGTCAGGCTGATGACATCATCGTCGCGCTAAACGACGGACGCAAGACGCGCGCGAAAGTCATTGGCAGTGATGCAGACAGTGATCTGGCCGTGATTAAAGTAGAGCTTGATGATCTAGAGCCGTTAGCATTTCGCAGTTCGCCCATCAGTGTTGGCGATGTGGCACTTGCTATTGGCAATCCTTTTGGTGTTGGTCAGACAGTTACTCAAGGCATCATCTCAGCGACAGGGCGTACAGGACTTGGTATCAGTAGCTTTGAGGATTTTATTCAGACGGATGCAGCGATTAATCCTGGTAATTCAGGCGGGGCGCTCGTTGATTCTGAAGGCGCGCTTGTTGGGATTAATACGGTTATTTATTCGCGTTCTGGTGGGTCGATGGGCATTGGTTTTGCTATTCCAACAAGCATTATTGAGCAGGTCATGAACGCGCTCATCACCAATGGCAAAGTCAACCGTGGTTGGCTTGGTGTTGGCATTGCTCAGAATCAAGCCAATCCGATCAGCCTAGAATCAAGCCAAGGCGTCTTAGTGACGCAAGTCTGGGAAGGTGCGCCTGCTTATGCTGCAGGACTACAGGCGGGCGATATTATCGTGGAGCTAGATGGCGTTGCGATCAAGGATGCCAATACTCTATCAGGTGTGGTGTCTCGGCACACACCAAATACCACACTAGCAGCAAAAATCATTCGTGATACAGAGCTAATGACGCTTCAAATCACACTTGGAGAACGCCCAAATCTAGACAGATAA
- a CDS encoding NRAMP family divalent metal transporter, with protein sequence MRDLSQVGTSKTLNWRAFGPGILMASAAIGGSHLISSTQAGALYGWQLAIMIILANVFKYPFYRFGTEYAYSTGDSLVVGYAKKSRVYLWIFFILCTMSGIISTGAVALLCAVILGHLLPFELGTLPLAAGVMIASWVLLVAGHYKALDNITKWIIMALTVATIAAVAVAVDKPPVMQPDFIEASPWNLATLGFIIALMGWMPAPLEFSAITSVWTSKKIRTDHTSRYQGMVDFNAGYMTSAILALFFLALGVFVQYGSGKEIAMQGGAYVGQLIEMYTQTIGEWSRLLVTFIAFLCMFGTVITCIDGYGRTNAESLSLIKSGDTLLSEKYVKLWTTFTAIAGYVLIAFFMGQLAALLKFAMISAFVTAPIFGYLNYSLIKSENKLTPVMKWYAIAGIAFLLAFTLLFLFQSFKIIG encoded by the coding sequence ATGAGAGATTTATCACAAGTAGGCACGAGCAAAACGTTAAACTGGCGTGCGTTTGGTCCTGGTATTCTGATGGCGTCAGCAGCAATCGGCGGTTCGCATCTGATTTCATCAACGCAAGCTGGTGCGCTTTATGGTTGGCAGCTTGCCATCATGATTATTTTGGCGAACGTTTTTAAGTACCCATTTTATCGATTCGGTACCGAATATGCTTACAGTACTGGTGACAGCTTGGTTGTCGGCTACGCCAAAAAATCACGTGTTTACTTATGGATTTTCTTTATTCTGTGCACCATGTCGGGCATCATCAGTACGGGTGCGGTCGCCCTGCTGTGTGCTGTGATTTTAGGTCATTTATTGCCGTTCGAGCTTGGCACATTACCACTTGCGGCGGGGGTTATGATTGCATCGTGGGTGCTGTTGGTGGCTGGTCACTATAAAGCACTTGATAACATTACCAAGTGGATCATCATGGCGCTGACTGTCGCAACCATTGCCGCAGTCGCGGTTGCCGTGGACAAGCCTCCTGTGATGCAGCCTGATTTTATTGAGGCGTCGCCTTGGAATCTGGCAACGCTTGGCTTTATAATCGCACTCATGGGATGGATGCCTGCGCCACTAGAATTCTCAGCGATCACATCGGTTTGGACATCCAAGAAAATCCGCACCGATCACACCAGCCGCTATCAAGGCATGGTTGACTTCAATGCAGGCTATATGACATCGGCGATTTTGGCGCTATTTTTCTTGGCGCTTGGCGTATTCGTACAATATGGCTCAGGCAAAGAGATTGCCATGCAAGGCGGCGCCTATGTTGGTCAGCTGATCGAGATGTACACGCAGACCATCGGCGAATGGTCAAGATTGCTTGTTACCTTCATTGCATTTTTGTGCATGTTCGGCACGGTGATCACGTGTATCGACGGCTATGGACGTACCAACGCAGAGAGCCTATCACTGATTAAATCAGGCGACACCCTATTGTCTGAAAAGTATGTCAAACTATGGACGACATTCACCGCGATCGCAGGTTATGTATTGATTGCCTTCTTTATGGGTCAATTGGCCGCATTATTAAAATTCGCCATGATCAGCGCTTTCGTTACCGCGCCTATCTTTGGTTACCTAAACTACTCACTCATCAAAAGCGAAAACAAACTAACACCGGTCATGAAATGGTACGCCATCGCAGGTATCGCATTCTTGTTAGCATTCACCCTGCTGTTCTTATTTCAGTCTTTTAAGATCATTGGTTGA
- a CDS encoding LysM peptidoglycan-binding domain-containing protein, with translation MKPLTLAVSAYFLAACSSTGTSTPTNNTARTTATPATQSQSSGYSGVLDEAMLDELEDLLQATDMSMVQGDALTVQRYGNLWDRVRRGYKMGDTYNARIEAQKSWFYSRQSYLDRLTARASRYLHHTVTEAERRGIPTELALLPIIESSYDPSATSNAAAAGLWQFIPSTGRIYGLNQSSSYDGRRDVIESTRAAYDFLTSLYNQFGSWELALAAYNAGPGRVSRAIRANEAAGLPTDYWSLNLPTETMNYVPRFIAVSQIVASPSSYGVNLPAIANHSHFRTVPVNYGVSLQEIANITGVPFDELRLLNPALTNFTVDSAGPNRIVIPDSLNSSVDDQLSALTGFGYGGSYSATAPAQTTQYVLPNKGATVNSTSQQELMQSNTLPTTIAQVTANNTIVQEPPLTQEERDFIAAQIQATTPEAAQAVNPNDGNIQLDALQTAQSVLEARGQSKSLSYSAPATTVAVAPQPQPVASEPVIEPSYTPPPVAAPQQPRPQTNANTSRPAERKPAERKPAARPESYTVRSGDTLTGIAAANNLTVNQLASYNNISTNTYVQRGQKLWLVPGKVKPAPKPAQTATNTVTKTNNTANNTKTATHRVQAGESLTSIARKYDISVHQLAELNSLSPTDGLLIGQQIKVPAAKVTNVAPAANTAPKPVSQRASSQTGTYTVKPGDTLTGIANSLGVSNADIAALNNFQPNARMIAGQVIKVPVSNATVARKLNNQPIKYTVKSGDSLTSVASRHGITIKELSNANNLNTNSNLLLGTTITIPAAGSAKPAAIATPARSQSANTQATPSQAAPAGNTIANTENYTVQSGEHLTGLATRFGVSVNDLAKTNNLATNAQLRRGQVIKVPKLTTTYKVKSGDNLISLARRYGISTEELAKMNNLENNASLRIGQKLTVPNK, from the coding sequence AATTAGAAGATTTATTGCAAGCCACAGACATGAGCATGGTGCAAGGCGATGCTTTGACGGTTCAACGCTATGGTAACTTATGGGATCGTGTACGCCGTGGCTACAAGATGGGCGATACCTATAATGCTCGTATCGAAGCTCAAAAGTCATGGTTCTATAGCCGTCAAAGCTACCTTGATCGTCTGACTGCGCGTGCATCACGTTATCTGCACCATACAGTAACGGAAGCAGAGCGTCGTGGCATCCCAACTGAGCTTGCACTACTGCCAATCATCGAAAGTTCGTACGATCCATCTGCCACCTCTAATGCGGCGGCGGCAGGTCTGTGGCAGTTCATCCCAAGTACAGGTCGTATCTATGGTCTAAATCAAAGCTCAAGCTACGATGGTCGCCGTGATGTGATCGAGTCGACTCGTGCTGCCTATGATTTCTTGACCAGCCTTTATAATCAATTTGGCTCATGGGAGCTTGCCTTAGCGGCTTATAACGCAGGTCCTGGCAGGGTGTCTCGTGCTATTCGCGCTAACGAAGCGGCGGGCTTACCAACTGATTATTGGTCATTGAATCTACCTACTGAGACGATGAACTATGTGCCACGCTTTATCGCGGTGTCGCAGATTGTCGCATCGCCATCTAGCTATGGCGTAAACTTGCCTGCCATCGCCAACCATTCGCATTTTAGAACTGTACCTGTGAACTATGGTGTTAGCTTGCAAGAGATCGCTAACATCACTGGCGTGCCTTTTGATGAATTGCGTCTACTCAACCCGGCATTAACGAATTTTACGGTTGATAGTGCAGGCCCAAATCGTATCGTAATTCCTGATAGTCTAAATAGTAGTGTTGATGATCAGCTGTCTGCACTGACTGGCTTTGGCTATGGCGGTTCATATTCAGCCACAGCGCCTGCGCAGACGACTCAGTACGTTCTACCAAATAAAGGCGCTACTGTCAATTCAACATCACAGCAAGAACTGATGCAGTCTAATACCTTGCCGACCACCATTGCGCAGGTGACTGCCAATAACACCATCGTTCAGGAGCCGCCATTGACTCAAGAAGAGCGTGACTTTATCGCTGCACAGATCCAAGCGACAACACCTGAAGCGGCACAAGCGGTAAACCCTAACGACGGCAATATTCAGCTAGACGCACTACAGACAGCTCAGTCTGTATTAGAAGCACGTGGCCAGTCCAAATCACTAAGCTACTCAGCACCTGCCACGACTGTCGCAGTTGCACCACAGCCACAACCTGTTGCATCTGAGCCTGTCATTGAGCCAAGTTATACACCACCACCTGTGGCAGCTCCGCAGCAGCCACGTCCACAGACGAATGCCAATACATCTCGACCTGCAGAGCGTAAACCTGCAGAGCGCAAACCTGCAGCACGTCCTGAGAGTTATACCGTGCGCTCTGGTGATACATTGACAGGCATCGCTGCAGCGAATAATCTGACAGTAAATCAATTAGCAAGCTATAACAACATCAGTACGAACACCTATGTTCAACGTGGTCAGAAATTGTGGCTGGTACCAGGTAAGGTCAAACCAGCACCTAAGCCTGCACAAACAGCCACCAATACAGTCACTAAGACTAATAACACTGCCAATAACACTAAGACAGCAACACACCGCGTACAGGCAGGTGAGAGCCTAACTTCTATCGCACGTAAATACGACATTAGCGTGCATCAGCTGGCTGAGCTGAACAGTCTGTCGCCAACTGATGGCCTATTGATTGGCCAGCAGATCAAGGTACCTGCCGCAAAAGTGACAAATGTCGCGCCTGCCGCCAATACAGCACCGAAGCCTGTCAGTCAGCGTGCAAGTTCTCAGACGGGTACTTATACTGTTAAGCCAGGCGATACGCTAACAGGCATTGCTAATAGCTTGGGTGTGTCTAATGCGGATATCGCAGCGCTGAATAACTTCCAGCCAAATGCTCGCATGATTGCAGGTCAGGTCATCAAGGTGCCGGTATCAAATGCAACCGTTGCTCGCAAACTAAATAATCAACCGATCAAGTACACCGTCAAATCTGGCGATAGCTTGACATCGGTGGCATCACGTCACGGCATTACCATTAAGGAATTGTCGAATGCGAATAATCTAAATACCAATTCAAACTTGCTATTAGGTACGACCATCACCATTCCTGCTGCAGGTTCTGCTAAGCCTGCCGCTATTGCCACACCTGCTCGCAGCCAAAGCGCAAACACTCAAGCGACGCCATCACAAGCAGCGCCTGCAGGTAACACCATCGCCAATACTGAAAATTACACCGTTCAATCTGGTGAGCACTTAACAGGGTTGGCGACCAGATTTGGTGTGTCTGTCAATGATTTGGCGAAGACAAATAATCTTGCCACTAATGCTCAGTTGCGCCGCGGTCAAGTTATTAAGGTGCCAAAGCTTACCACAACCTATAAGGTAAAATCGGGCGATAATCTGATCTCGCTAGCACGTCGCTACGGCATCAGCACTGAAGAGCTTGCAAAGATGAATAATCTTGAGAATAACGCAAGTCTTCGCATCGGTCAGAAGCTAACTGTACCGAACAAATAA
- a CDS encoding MipA/OmpV family protein, producing the protein MKKFAASAFVLAFVSLTAHAQSLPVDPDARLSFGVNVGYTASAYKADNTVGFAPQGFYDNNRWYIEGGELGFYPYKDNKHHARIGVGYDGRSFDPDDADDEIKGLDERKASVLAHASYMHITPIGGFKAKVATDVGGRHDGTAVTLSHVSRFNVDKFTIYPSFGATWRDKNYNNNYYGVTERESARTGVQAYQADDGISPFISAMVNYDMNNNIALFANQRFEWLSSAQKDSPMTDGSIESTTRLGVNYKF; encoded by the coding sequence ATGAAAAAATTTGCCGCGTCAGCTTTTGTTTTAGCCTTTGTAAGCCTTACTGCCCACGCCCAAAGTCTACCTGTCGATCCAGATGCGCGCCTTAGTTTTGGTGTGAATGTCGGCTACACCGCCAGCGCTTATAAAGCTGATAATACAGTTGGCTTTGCTCCACAAGGTTTTTATGACAATAACCGCTGGTACATTGAAGGTGGCGAATTGGGCTTTTATCCTTATAAAGACAATAAACATCATGCGCGCATCGGCGTCGGCTATGATGGGCGTAGCTTCGATCCAGATGATGCTGATGATGAGATTAAAGGCTTGGATGAGCGTAAAGCCTCCGTCCTTGCACATGCCAGCTACATGCACATCACGCCAATTGGTGGATTCAAGGCCAAAGTTGCTACCGACGTTGGCGGTCGTCATGATGGTACGGCTGTGACCTTGTCGCACGTTAGCCGCTTTAATGTAGATAAATTCACCATTTATCCATCATTTGGCGCGACATGGCGCGACAAGAACTACAACAACAACTACTACGGCGTGACTGAGCGTGAAAGCGCACGCACTGGTGTACAGGCTTACCAAGCGGATGATGGCATCAGCCCATTCATCTCTGCGATGGTCAATTATGACATGAACAACAATATCGCCCTATTTGCCAATCAGCGCTTTGAATGGCTGTCATCAGCCCAAAAAGACAGCCCAATGACTGATGGTAGTATCGAGAGTACAACTCGCCTTGGTGTGAATTATAAGTTCTGA
- a CDS encoding Nif3-like dinuclear metal center hexameric protein codes for MTAITATALSAFCDEYLGADEFNDYCPNGLQVDAETPITKVITGTTACQALIDEAIRKDAQAILVHHGYFWKGEPAPLVGMKGRRVRTLMQHGISLIAYHLPLDAHPIIGNNALLAKALDLEVTGALYPYEKHPIGNIATCEPITPADFADKITAKLSRTPLHIASGKSHLAKIALCTGGAQDMIEQAAKMGCDAFISGEISERTTHSARELGIDYFAAGHHATERDGIRALGEVVAKEMGVEVVFVDIDNPA; via the coding sequence ATGACCGCCATTACCGCTACCGCTCTGAGCGCCTTTTGTGATGAATACCTAGGCGCGGATGAATTTAACGACTACTGCCCTAACGGACTACAAGTCGATGCAGAAACGCCCATCACCAAGGTCATCACTGGAACGACCGCCTGTCAAGCACTCATTGATGAAGCCATCCGTAAAGATGCACAAGCGATTTTGGTGCATCATGGCTATTTTTGGAAAGGTGAACCCGCGCCTTTGGTTGGCATGAAAGGTCGTCGTGTGCGCACATTGATGCAGCATGGGATATCGCTCATCGCATATCATTTACCCTTAGATGCCCATCCTATTATCGGTAATAATGCCCTACTTGCCAAGGCGCTTGACCTTGAGGTAACTGGCGCATTATATCCCTATGAGAAGCATCCGATTGGTAACATCGCTACATGCGAGCCGATTACTCCTGCTGATTTTGCTGACAAGATCACTGCCAAACTGAGTCGCACCCCACTACATATCGCAAGTGGTAAATCCCACCTTGCCAAGATCGCACTATGTACAGGTGGCGCTCAGGACATGATCGAACAAGCCGCCAAGATGGGCTGCGATGCGTTCATCTCAGGAGAGATCTCCGAGCGCACGACACATAGTGCGCGTGAGCTAGGCATAGATTATTTTGCCGCAGGGCATCATGCCACCGAACGCGATGGCATTCGTGCGCTTGGCGAGGTCGTCGCCAAGGAGATGGGCGTGGAAGTGGTATTTGTAGATATTGACAATCCTGCATGA